A window of Streptomyces sp. SAI-127 contains these coding sequences:
- a CDS encoding aldo/keto reductase → MSSKVPPIILNNGVEMPKLGFGVWQVPDDEAERAVTTALEAGYRSIDTAAIYGNEEGTGKAIASSGVAREDIFVTTKLWNSDQGYDSTLRAFDTSLEKLGLDYVDLYLIHWPTPSRDLYVDSYKAFEKLHADGRIRAIGVSNFEPDHLERLIAETSVIPAVDQIELHPHLQQHAAREYHAEQGIATEAWSPLGSGKGLLEVPAIVAIARKHDRTPAQVVLRWHLQLGNVVIPKSVTPSRIKENIEVFDFSLDAEDLAAISALNEDRRLGPDPSTFNAA, encoded by the coding sequence GTGAGCAGCAAGGTCCCCCCGATCATCCTCAACAACGGCGTCGAGATGCCCAAGCTGGGTTTCGGCGTCTGGCAGGTGCCGGACGACGAGGCCGAGCGCGCGGTCACCACGGCGCTCGAGGCCGGGTACCGCAGCATCGACACAGCGGCGATCTACGGCAATGAAGAGGGCACCGGAAAGGCCATCGCCTCTTCCGGAGTGGCCCGCGAGGACATCTTCGTCACCACCAAGCTCTGGAACAGCGACCAGGGCTACGACTCGACCCTGCGTGCTTTCGACACCTCGCTGGAGAAGCTCGGCCTGGACTACGTGGACCTGTACCTCATCCACTGGCCCACGCCCTCCCGTGACCTGTACGTGGACAGCTACAAGGCGTTCGAGAAGCTGCACGCCGACGGCCGGATCCGGGCCATCGGCGTCTCCAACTTCGAACCCGACCACCTGGAGCGGCTGATCGCCGAGACGTCCGTCATCCCGGCCGTCGACCAGATCGAGCTGCACCCGCACCTGCAGCAGCACGCGGCCCGGGAGTACCACGCGGAGCAGGGCATCGCCACCGAGGCCTGGTCGCCGCTCGGCTCCGGCAAGGGTCTCCTGGAGGTCCCGGCCATCGTGGCCATCGCCCGGAAGCACGACCGCACTCCGGCCCAGGTCGTGCTGCGCTGGCACCTCCAGCTCGGCAATGTCGTGATCCCGAAGTCCGTGACCCCGTCCCGGATCAAGGAGAACATCGAGGTCTTCGACTTCAGCCTGGACGCCGAGGACCTGGCGGCGATCAGCGCGCTCAACGAGGACCGGCGTCTCGGCCCGGACCCGTCGACGTTCAACGCCGCCTGA
- a CDS encoding cellulose binding domain-containing protein has protein sequence MRHPPRSVLAAVAGAAALIGSVTVPVVTASGAAPACSVEYSVTSQWDSGFQGAVRITNNTAAMSGWSLAFDFAGGQKLTQGWNAKWSQSGTTVTAASESYNGSLATGASVSAGFIASWPESNAVPTSFKLNGTSCNTAAEPSPTPEPTDPAEDGPPVLRVSGNKLVDAGGATRRLLGVNRSGGEFMCVQGSGIFDGPVDDASVKAIAGWKANTVRIPLNEECWLGLSTIDPAYAGANYINAVKDLVAKVKAHGMTPVVELHWTHGQYTGNSAGCSDVHASCQKPMPDMQYTPSFWASVANTFKNDRTVVFDLFNEPYPDRATSTTTQAWQCWRDGGSCPGIGYEVAGMQDLVDSVRGTGATNLILAGGIAYSNDLSQWLTYKPADPAGNLAAAWHVYNFNTCANESCWNSTLAPVAAQVPLVAGEIGENTCAHGFVDQVMKWFDDRGLSYLGWTWNTWDCSSGPSLISSYDGTPTAFGTGLRDHLRALNG, from the coding sequence ATGCGACACCCCCCGCGTTCAGTACTTGCAGCCGTTGCCGGCGCGGCCGCCCTCATCGGGTCCGTGACGGTTCCGGTGGTCACGGCGTCCGGCGCCGCCCCTGCCTGCTCGGTGGAGTACTCCGTCACCAGCCAGTGGGACAGCGGCTTCCAGGGTGCCGTGAGGATCACCAACAACACGGCCGCCATGAGTGGTTGGAGCCTCGCCTTCGACTTCGCCGGCGGCCAGAAGCTCACCCAGGGCTGGAACGCGAAATGGTCCCAGTCCGGTACGACGGTCACCGCGGCCAGTGAGAGCTACAACGGCTCTTTGGCCACCGGAGCGAGCGTCAGCGCCGGATTCATCGCGTCCTGGCCGGAGAGCAACGCCGTTCCGACCTCGTTCAAGCTCAACGGCACCAGCTGCAACACGGCTGCCGAGCCCTCGCCCACGCCGGAACCGACGGATCCCGCGGAAGACGGACCCCCCGTCCTCCGCGTGTCGGGCAACAAGCTCGTGGACGCCGGCGGCGCGACCCGCCGTCTGCTCGGCGTGAACCGGTCCGGCGGCGAGTTCATGTGCGTCCAGGGCAGCGGCATCTTCGACGGCCCGGTCGACGACGCCTCGGTGAAGGCGATCGCCGGCTGGAAAGCGAACACGGTCCGCATCCCTCTCAACGAGGAGTGCTGGCTGGGCCTGTCCACCATCGACCCGGCCTACGCCGGGGCGAACTACATCAACGCCGTCAAGGACCTGGTTGCCAAGGTCAAGGCCCACGGCATGACACCCGTGGTCGAACTGCACTGGACCCACGGGCAGTACACCGGCAACTCCGCCGGCTGCTCCGACGTGCACGCCAGTTGCCAGAAACCGATGCCCGACATGCAGTACACGCCCTCCTTCTGGGCCTCGGTGGCCAACACCTTCAAGAACGACCGCACCGTCGTCTTCGACCTGTTCAACGAGCCCTACCCGGACCGAGCCACCTCCACGACCACCCAGGCGTGGCAGTGCTGGCGGGACGGCGGCAGCTGCCCGGGCATCGGGTACGAGGTCGCCGGTATGCAGGATCTCGTCGACAGCGTCCGGGGCACCGGCGCGACCAACCTGATCCTGGCCGGAGGGATCGCCTACTCCAACGACCTCAGCCAGTGGCTGACGTACAAACCGGCCGACCCGGCGGGCAATCTCGCCGCCGCCTGGCACGTGTACAACTTCAACACCTGCGCCAACGAGAGCTGCTGGAACTCCACGCTCGCCCCGGTGGCCGCCCAAGTCCCCCTCGTGGCGGGGGAGATCGGCGAGAACACCTGCGCGCACGGATTCGTCGACCAGGTCATGAAGTGGTTCGACGACCGCGGTCTGTCCTACCTCGGCTGGACCTGGAACACCTGGGACTGCTCCTCCGGACCGTCCCTGATCAGCAGCTACGACGGCACACCCACAGCGTTCGGCACCGGGCTGCGTGACCATCTGCGCGCCCTGAACGGATAG
- a CDS encoding phytanoyl-CoA dioxygenase family protein, whose product MDDELVERFLEDGFVKIEGAFPPRVAQHCASLLWRETGYDPEDPASWKDPVVWVAGMAQGPFAAAANSPVLHEAFDLLVGENRWQPRYSLGTFPLRFPHAEEPDDAGWHIEGSYLPEDAPAGMYHTNLRSRDRALLMLFLFSEVTETDAPTRIRIGSHLDVPPVLEPYGEQGASFLELGPKVDEASAHRPLAHATGSPGDVYLCHPFLVHAAQPHHGTSPRFMAQPPLLPAVPYELSRTDGDYSAVEFAIRRGLAQEN is encoded by the coding sequence ATGGACGACGAACTGGTGGAGCGTTTCCTCGAAGACGGTTTCGTGAAGATCGAGGGCGCCTTCCCGCCACGCGTCGCCCAGCACTGCGCGTCGCTGCTGTGGCGGGAGACGGGCTACGACCCCGAGGACCCGGCCTCCTGGAAGGATCCGGTGGTGTGGGTGGCCGGAATGGCACAGGGCCCGTTCGCGGCGGCCGCCAACTCTCCGGTGCTGCACGAGGCGTTCGACCTGCTGGTGGGCGAGAACCGCTGGCAGCCCCGCTACTCACTGGGCACTTTCCCCTTGCGGTTTCCGCACGCGGAGGAACCGGACGACGCGGGCTGGCACATTGAGGGAAGCTACCTCCCCGAGGACGCGCCCGCCGGCATGTACCACACCAACCTGCGCTCCAGGGACCGCGCCCTGCTGATGCTGTTCCTGTTCAGCGAGGTCACCGAGACCGACGCCCCGACCCGCATCAGAATCGGCTCCCATCTCGACGTACCGCCGGTCCTGGAGCCGTACGGCGAACAGGGCGCCTCCTTCCTTGAGTTGGGTCCGAAGGTGGACGAGGCCTCGGCACACCGCCCGCTCGCCCACGCCACCGGCAGCCCGGGGGACGTCTACCTCTGCCACCCCTTCCTGGTCCACGCGGCCCAGCCCCACCACGGCACCAGCCCCCGTTTCATGGCGCAGCCGCCCCTGCTCCCGGCGGTGCCGTACGAGTTGAGCAGAACCGACGGCGACTATTCAGCGGTGGAGTTCGCAATCCGCCGGGGCCTGGCCCAAGAGAACTGA
- a CDS encoding glycoside hydrolase family 48 protein encodes MPPTRRRRAVRRLWTAVVAAMALPFAMLSAASTPAQAAAVQCSVDYKTNDWGSGFTADLTITNRGTDAINGWTLTYSYAGNQKLSNGWNGTWSQTGQTVTVNSATYNANIAAGSAVTTGAQFSYSGANAAPTNFAINGTSCTGAHQPPITVLTSPAAGAVYTQGNAVPLAATAAAADNATISKVEFYDNTTLLGTDTTSPYSLSVSSLTVGSHSLLAKAYDSLGASGESTPVGITVASGPAVVASATQLAVQQGKTGTYTVKLSTQPSANVTVTTARTGGNAGLTVTGGASLTFTPSNWNTAQTVTITGNASGTGAATFESTATGHAKASVTVTQIAATGTYNARFLDLYGKITNPANGYFSPEGIPYHSVETLIVEAPDHGHETTSEAYSYLLWLQAMYGKVTGDWSKFNGAWDIMEKYMIPTHADQPTNSFYNASKPATYAPELDTPNEYPAKLDTGVSVGSDPIAGELKSAYGTDDIYGMHWLQDVDNVYGYGNSPGKCEAGPTDTGPSYINTFQRGAQESVWETVPQPTCDQFKYGGKNGYLDLFTGDASYAKQWKFTNAPDADARAVQAAYWADKWAKEQGKGSDVSATVGKAAKMGDYLRYAMYDKYFKKIGNCVGPSTCAAGTGKDASMYLLSWYYAWGGATDASAGWAWRIGSSHAHGGYQNPMAAYALSSYADLKPKSATGAADWNTSLTRQLEFYRWLQSDEGAIAGGATNSWAGRYATPPAGKSTFYGMYYDQQPVYHDPPSNQWFGFQAWSMERVAEYYQQTGNAQAKAVLDKWVDWALSKTTINPDGTYQIPSTLQWSGQPDTWNASSPGANSGLHVTVADYTNDVGVAAAYAKTLTYYADRSGDTQAASTAKALLDGMWSNYQDSLGIAVPENRADYNRFDDSVYVPSGWTGTMPNGDAINASSTFESIRSFYEDDPAWSKIEAYLAGGAVPSFTYHRFWAQADIALAMGSYAELLE; translated from the coding sequence ATGCCCCCCACCAGGAGACGCCGGGCCGTCCGGCGATTGTGGACCGCTGTCGTGGCGGCCATGGCACTGCCGTTCGCGATGCTGAGTGCGGCTTCAACTCCCGCACAAGCAGCTGCAGTTCAGTGCAGTGTCGACTACAAGACCAATGACTGGGGCTCCGGTTTCACCGCGGATCTGACGATCACCAACCGCGGCACGGACGCCATCAACGGCTGGACCCTGACGTACAGCTACGCGGGCAACCAGAAGCTGAGCAACGGCTGGAACGGGACCTGGTCCCAGACCGGCCAGACGGTCACGGTCAACAGCGCCACGTACAACGCGAACATCGCCGCGGGCTCCGCCGTCACCACCGGCGCGCAGTTCAGCTACAGCGGCGCCAACGCGGCTCCGACGAACTTCGCGATCAACGGCACCTCGTGCACCGGCGCCCACCAGCCGCCGATCACCGTGCTGACCAGCCCGGCCGCGGGCGCGGTCTACACCCAGGGCAACGCGGTCCCGCTCGCCGCGACGGCCGCCGCCGCGGACAACGCGACCATCAGCAAGGTGGAGTTCTACGACAACACCACGCTGCTGGGCACCGACACGACCTCGCCGTACTCGCTCTCGGTCTCAAGTTTGACCGTGGGCAGTCATTCGCTGCTCGCGAAGGCGTACGACAGCCTGGGCGCTTCCGGGGAGTCGACGCCGGTCGGCATCACGGTCGCCTCGGGTCCCGCGGTCGTCGCCTCGGCCACCCAACTCGCCGTCCAGCAGGGCAAGACGGGCACCTACACCGTGAAGCTGTCCACGCAGCCCTCGGCCAACGTGACCGTCACGACCGCCCGCACCGGCGGCAACGCGGGTCTTACGGTGACCGGCGGGGCCTCGCTCACCTTCACCCCGTCGAACTGGAACACCGCGCAGACGGTGACCATCACCGGCAACGCCTCCGGCACCGGCGCGGCGACCTTCGAGTCGACGGCGACCGGCCACGCCAAGGCCTCGGTGACGGTCACCCAGATCGCGGCGACGGGCACCTACAACGCCCGCTTCCTGGATCTGTACGGCAAGATCACCAACCCGGCGAACGGCTACTTCTCCCCCGAGGGCATCCCGTACCACTCGGTCGAGACGCTGATCGTCGAGGCGCCGGACCACGGCCACGAGACCACCTCGGAGGCGTACAGCTACCTCCTGTGGCTCCAGGCGATGTACGGCAAGGTGACGGGCGACTGGTCCAAGTTCAACGGCGCCTGGGACATCATGGAGAAGTACATGATCCCCACGCACGCCGACCAGCCGACCAACTCCTTCTACAACGCCTCCAAGCCGGCGACCTACGCGCCCGAGTTGGACACCCCGAACGAGTACCCGGCGAAGCTGGACACCGGGGTGTCGGTGGGTTCGGATCCGATCGCCGGTGAGCTGAAGAGCGCGTACGGCACGGACGACATCTACGGCATGCACTGGCTGCAGGACGTCGACAACGTCTACGGCTACGGCAACTCGCCCGGCAAGTGCGAGGCGGGACCGACGGACACCGGACCGTCGTACATCAACACCTTCCAGCGCGGTGCGCAGGAGTCGGTGTGGGAGACGGTGCCGCAGCCGACCTGTGACCAGTTCAAGTACGGTGGCAAGAACGGGTACTTGGACCTCTTCACCGGTGACGCCTCCTACGCCAAGCAGTGGAAGTTCACCAACGCCCCGGACGCCGACGCGCGTGCCGTGCAGGCCGCGTACTGGGCCGACAAGTGGGCGAAGGAGCAGGGCAAGGGCTCCGACGTCTCCGCGACCGTGGGCAAGGCCGCGAAGATGGGCGACTATCTGCGCTACGCCATGTACGACAAGTACTTCAAGAAGATCGGCAACTGTGTCGGGCCGTCCACCTGTGCGGCCGGTACCGGCAAGGACGCCTCGATGTACCTGCTGTCCTGGTACTACGCCTGGGGCGGCGCCACCGACGCCTCGGCGGGCTGGGCCTGGCGTATCGGATCCAGTCACGCGCACGGCGGCTACCAGAACCCGATGGCCGCGTACGCGCTGAGCTCCTACGCCGATCTGAAGCCCAAGTCGGCGACGGGCGCGGCGGACTGGAACACCTCGCTGACCCGGCAGCTGGAGTTCTACCGCTGGCTGCAGTCCGACGAGGGCGCCATCGCCGGCGGCGCGACGAACAGCTGGGCGGGCCGCTACGCGACTCCCCCGGCCGGGAAGTCGACGTTCTACGGCATGTACTACGACCAGCAGCCCGTCTACCACGACCCGCCGTCCAACCAGTGGTTCGGCTTCCAGGCGTGGTCGATGGAGCGAGTGGCCGAGTACTACCAGCAGACGGGGAACGCGCAGGCCAAGGCGGTCCTCGACAAGTGGGTCGACTGGGCGCTGTCCAAGACCACGATCAACCCGGACGGCACCTACCAGATCCCGTCGACGCTTCAGTGGTCGGGCCAGCCCGACACCTGGAACGCGTCAAGTCCCGGCGCCAACAGCGGACTTCACGTCACCGTCGCCGACTACACCAACGACGTCGGCGTGGCCGCGGCGTACGCCAAGACGCTGACGTACTACGCGGACCGCAGTGGTGACACCCAGGCCGCTTCCACGGCCAAGGCGCTGCTGGACGGCATGTGGAGCAACTACCAGGACAGCCTGGGGATCGCGGTGCCGGAGAACCGGGCGGACTACAACCGGTTCGACGACTCGGTGTACGTCCCGAGCGGCTGGACCGGGACCATGCCGAACGGTGACGCGATCAACGCGTCGTCGACCTTCGAGTCCATCCGGTCGTTCTACGAGGACGACCCGGCCTGGTCGAAGATCGAGGCGTATCTGGCGGGCGGCGCGGTGCCGTCGTTCACCTATCACCGGTTCTGGGCCCAGGCGGACATCGCCCTGGCCATGGGGTCGTACGCGGAGCTTCTCGAATAA
- a CDS encoding SDR family oxidoreductase — protein sequence MSDDSPVALITGGGSGIGAAVARQLLDAGHRVAVTGRGEPRLRAFAEELGNPDGLLTFVGNAAEYGDVSAAVDGTLKEFGRLDTVVANAGFATHDTVAGGDPAGWTEMVLTNVLGPALLIRASIDALKETRGRIVLIGSVAGFIHGPGNIYGATKWAVTGLAENARREVTEFGVGVTLVAPGRVETPFWDGYGSLPPGHLLTADQIADSVVWAVRQPEGVDINTVVVRPIGQPV from the coding sequence ATGTCCGACGATTCACCGGTCGCGCTCATCACCGGCGGCGGCAGCGGTATCGGCGCCGCGGTCGCACGGCAACTGCTGGACGCGGGACACCGGGTGGCCGTCACCGGGCGGGGCGAGCCGCGTCTGCGTGCCTTCGCCGAGGAACTCGGCAACCCGGACGGCCTGTTGACGTTCGTCGGCAACGCCGCCGAGTACGGCGACGTCAGCGCCGCGGTCGACGGCACGCTCAAGGAGTTCGGCCGACTGGACACGGTCGTCGCCAACGCGGGCTTCGCCACCCATGACACCGTCGCGGGGGGTGACCCCGCCGGCTGGACCGAGATGGTGCTGACCAACGTGCTCGGCCCCGCGCTCCTCATCCGCGCCTCCATCGACGCGCTCAAGGAGACCCGCGGCCGGATCGTGCTGATCGGCAGCGTCGCCGGATTCATCCACGGGCCCGGCAACATCTACGGGGCGACCAAGTGGGCGGTGACCGGGCTCGCCGAGAACGCCCGCCGTGAGGTCACCGAGTTCGGCGTCGGTGTCACCCTGGTGGCCCCCGGCCGTGTGGAGACGCCGTTCTGGGACGGCTACGGCAGCCTCCCGCCCGGCCACCTGCTCACCGCCGACCAGATCGCCGACTCGGTGGTGTGGGCCGTACGGCAGCCGGAGGGCGTCGACATCAACACCGTCGTCGTACGACCGATCGGCCAGCCCGTCTGA
- a CDS encoding class I SAM-dependent methyltransferase, producing MAHDHDTHGHPHHDHSDIDWSGMAEHLETQAELFTPLYERALAWLGHKQTEPGLIVDAGSGPGVLSCLLAEAFPGARVVAVDGAEPLLERARARAARLGVADRFGTLVGELPAILDDLDYPVDLLWASRSLHHLGDQRAGIAAFAARLARGGTLALMEGGLPARFLPRDIGIGRPGLQARLDALEEERFAQMRAGLADSVAEVEDWPALMASAGLRHTGTRSFMLDLPAPTTDRARAYIAASLGWLEGFAEHLDADDRDTLDRLLDPEDAASVHRRADVFVLAVHTVHTAVRTG from the coding sequence ATGGCGCACGATCACGACACCCACGGTCACCCCCACCACGACCACAGCGACATCGACTGGTCCGGGATGGCCGAGCACCTGGAGACCCAGGCGGAACTGTTCACGCCCCTGTACGAGCGGGCGCTGGCCTGGCTCGGGCACAAGCAGACCGAGCCGGGGCTGATCGTCGACGCGGGCAGTGGGCCCGGGGTGCTGTCCTGTCTGCTCGCCGAGGCGTTTCCGGGGGCCCGGGTGGTCGCCGTCGACGGGGCCGAACCGCTGCTTGAGCGGGCCCGGGCCCGGGCAGCGCGGCTCGGTGTCGCCGACCGCTTCGGGACTCTCGTCGGTGAACTGCCCGCGATCCTCGACGACTTGGACTACCCCGTCGACCTCCTCTGGGCCAGTCGGAGCCTGCACCACCTCGGGGACCAGCGGGCCGGGATCGCCGCGTTCGCCGCACGCCTGGCGCGGGGTGGCACGTTGGCGCTGATGGAGGGCGGGCTGCCCGCGCGTTTCCTGCCCCGGGACATCGGGATCGGCCGGCCGGGGCTCCAGGCGCGGCTCGACGCGCTGGAGGAGGAGCGGTTCGCGCAGATGCGGGCGGGGTTGGCCGACTCCGTCGCCGAGGTCGAGGACTGGCCCGCGCTGATGGCTTCCGCCGGGCTGCGGCACACCGGTACGCGCAGCTTCATGCTGGATCTTCCGGCGCCGACGACCGATCGGGCCCGTGCGTACATCGCCGCGTCGCTCGGGTGGCTGGAAGGATTTGCCGAGCATCTGGATGCGGACGACCGTGACACGCTCGACCGGCTGCTCGATCCTGAGGACGCGGCGAGTGTGCATCGGCGCGCGGACGTGTTCGTGTTGGCGGTGCACACGGTGCACACGGCTGTGCGGACCGGTTGA
- a CDS encoding glycoside hydrolase family 6 protein, giving the protein MSRTRTALLAALALVAGASGTALAVAPVDAGIAAVPCTVDYKVQNQWDTGFTAAVTVTNNTTAKSSWSLKWAYAGNQKVTSGWNAKISQSGTAVTAANESYNGTLATGGSVSFGFQGTYSGTNAVPATFTLDGVTCNVDGGTGPTDPPDPGGGTKVDNPYSGAKVYVNPEWSAKAAAEPGGSRISNQPTGVWLDRIAAINGVNGGMGLRAHLDKALEQKGSGELVVQLVIYNLPGRDCAALASNGELGATEIDKYKTQYIDPIAAILADPKYASLRIVNTIEIDSLPNLVTNVSPRATATANCDTMKANGNYIKGVGYALNKLGDAPNVYNYVDAGHHGWIGWDDNFSASVQTIKQAATAEGATVNDVQGFITNTANYSALKEQYFTINDSVGGKSVRESKWVDWNRYTDELSFAQAFRQEAVNQGFASGVGMLIDTSRNGWGGTARPTGPGATTDVDTYVNGGRIDRRIHVGNWCNQSGAGLGERPQASPAAGIDAYVWIKPPGESDGSSSAIANDEGKGFDRMCDPTYTGNPRNNNNMSGALPNAPLSGHWFSAQFQQLMQNAYPAL; this is encoded by the coding sequence ATGAGTCGTACGAGAACAGCGCTCCTCGCTGCCCTGGCGCTGGTCGCCGGGGCCTCCGGGACCGCGCTAGCCGTGGCCCCCGTTGACGCAGGCATCGCCGCCGTCCCCTGCACCGTGGACTACAAGGTGCAGAACCAGTGGGACACCGGCTTCACCGCCGCCGTCACCGTCACCAACAACACCACGGCCAAGTCGAGTTGGTCGCTGAAGTGGGCGTACGCCGGAAACCAGAAGGTCACCAGCGGCTGGAACGCCAAGATCAGCCAGAGCGGGACGGCCGTCACCGCGGCGAACGAGTCCTACAACGGCACGCTCGCCACCGGCGGTTCGGTCAGCTTCGGCTTCCAGGGCACCTACAGCGGCACCAACGCCGTCCCGGCCACCTTCACCCTCGACGGTGTGACCTGCAACGTCGACGGCGGCACCGGTCCGACGGACCCGCCGGACCCCGGGGGCGGCACCAAGGTCGACAACCCGTACTCCGGCGCCAAGGTGTACGTGAACCCCGAGTGGTCCGCGAAGGCCGCCGCGGAGCCGGGCGGCAGCCGGATCTCCAACCAGCCCACCGGTGTGTGGCTGGACCGGATCGCCGCCATCAACGGCGTCAACGGCGGGATGGGACTGCGCGCCCACCTCGACAAGGCCCTGGAGCAGAAGGGCAGCGGCGAACTCGTCGTCCAGCTGGTCATCTACAACCTGCCCGGCCGCGACTGCGCGGCGCTCGCCTCCAACGGCGAACTCGGTGCCACGGAGATCGACAAGTACAAGACGCAGTACATCGACCCGATCGCGGCGATCCTCGCCGACCCCAAGTACGCCTCGCTGCGGATCGTCAACACGATCGAGATCGACTCGCTGCCCAACCTCGTCACCAACGTCTCGCCGCGGGCCACCGCCACCGCCAACTGCGACACCATGAAGGCCAACGGCAACTACATCAAGGGCGTCGGCTACGCGCTGAACAAGCTCGGTGACGCCCCCAACGTCTACAACTACGTGGACGCCGGACACCACGGCTGGATCGGCTGGGACGACAACTTCTCGGCGAGCGTCCAGACCATCAAGCAGGCGGCGACCGCCGAGGGCGCCACCGTGAACGACGTGCAGGGCTTCATCACCAACACCGCCAACTACAGCGCCCTGAAGGAGCAGTACTTCACCATCAACGACTCCGTGGGCGGCAAGTCCGTGCGCGAGTCGAAGTGGGTGGACTGGAACCGGTACACCGACGAGCTCTCCTTCGCCCAGGCCTTCCGCCAGGAGGCCGTGAACCAGGGCTTCGCCTCGGGCGTCGGCATGCTGATCGACACCTCCCGCAACGGCTGGGGCGGAACCGCCCGGCCCACCGGCCCCGGCGCCACGACGGACGTGGACACCTACGTCAACGGCGGCCGCATCGACCGGCGCATCCATGTCGGCAACTGGTGCAACCAGTCGGGGGCCGGTCTCGGTGAGCGTCCGCAGGCCAGTCCGGCTGCCGGGATCGACGCCTACGTGTGGATCAAGCCTCCGGGTGAGTCCGACGGGTCCAGCTCCGCGATCGCGAACGACGAGGGCAAGGGCTTCGACCGGATGTGCGACCCGACGTACACCGGCAACCCGCGGAACAACAACAACATGTCCGGTGCGCTGCCGAACGCTCCGCTGTCGGGGCACTGGTTCTCGGCGCAGTTCCAGCAGTTGATGCAGAACGCGTATCCGGCGCTCTGA